CTcgtctccctcctcttcctcccagtGGTCCTCATCCTCGTCCCCTTCACAAGGGTCTTCCAAAGGATAGACACCTAGTTTCTGCATTTGGGCTTCAGCCATCTTCTGCACAgctacacacagacacagacacacagggaGATGGCCACAAGAACACATGGACACGGACAAGGGGACAGAGGGAcatgttgttttggttttaccACGCTTCAACAGTTTTTAGCCTCACAGTGGATTCTGAGTACAGGCCAGGCAGGCGGGAAGCACATGCACAGAGAGGCAGACAAATAGCCAAGAAACAAGACTccacactgattttttttaaaataacaaagctgttttcctgttttctgccaCTTCTAGCTCTTTTCCAAATCTTCCTTTGCTCTAGCAGAACGCTCTCCATTTCTGTATTCTCATTTCCTATGATATTATCTCACCTACGTCTCACTTTTCCTTTAGTTCACCTTGGTTTCTCTTCCTAGCATTCTTTCACACCCTCGAATGCAGAGCACAGCATTGAGGAAggtcacttttttaaaatgattttttattaaGAAAGGTTACGCAACAAAAAATCTTCCTGAGTTTGCTCTGTGTGTCCCTCACTGTGCTGACGAAGGGCAGATATCTGGTGCAGGATCGAGGCTTCCTGACTCTATATCATCACTcgacacacactgaaacacttGTGCTAAAATCCCATGTGGAGAAAACAACACAGcaaaatgcttattttcctTACATGCAGCTAAGACAAAAGGAAATTATGCACGATTTAATGTCAGTGTGTTTGTGCCACAGCTGTATAAAAAACTGACTGTAATCCTGGATGATCCTGACTTTCCTAGACTTACACTCAATGTCTCGCAGCTGTCACACTCTAATCTGTTTCTCTAGTATCTCTCTGCCTCTCATAAACACCCAAACTTTGTTTTCCAGTGTATTTCTAACGCAGAGTCTGTCAGAATCATGCAAATCACAAAGGTGTGTGCATAGAAATAAACCAGGAAGGCATTATTTCAATGCATTCCCAACATCTGCTCATgcataatattatttttatagaagGTAACACAAACGCAAGGAGGATAAAACCTGCAGCGAAGCaaggtaaaacagaaaaggataTAAACATAAGGATAAATCACGGTTCACTCAACCACCACCTGCTGAATTAACGCTGTTTTGTACAAACCTTTGAGCGATGGAGGCTGATACACATTTTGATTCACACGTTTTGGTTTAAGCACGCCGTTCTCCCCCACGACCCACTGTAAAGAAAAGGATGAGATGATTAACACAGATTTTCTCCTTCACTTTCTCCAAAAACATCCTTTAAGCCAACACCAGCTATTAGGTTGTACTTACTTTATGCATagctaaaaaaagaagttatttctGTTGACATAATATGTTTAATTAGTAAAACCAGGTCAAATTTGGTTGTTCAACTGCAATTATCAAATACCTTTTTTGCCTGGTGAGGGATTAAAATCTACACTAATAAGTGAAAAtgtctctgtaaataaacacatgaCATCACTGTAGCTACACTACTGATCTCTGTATTGCCAAAGCAAAATATCTGTCACAATTCCCATATCATTCTTTTAAATGGAAGAGAAACTTAGTGCACTGAGCCTGTTTTTGGCcaagtaaatattttaccttCTTACTCTTTTTATTGGAAATTATTTCTCAATcttatttatacttttaaattGTACGGCTGGCTGACCACACAAATCATACAGCATCACTACATCACTCCCTTAACCCACGGACTCCCATACAGATCAGCTGATGCAGGCTTGTGACTTGTGACATAATTTTGAATTGTGCCATGCTGCAATAATTCAAAATTTACTACAAAGTTTTTCAAATTCCCTGTTTTTCAGTACCGTACTATTTTAAATGCTTcttcaaaattattattcaatttgtttctcttctttattaaataaactgcatataaatcatatttaacCACATTCGTCACCTCCTTGAACAGTTAATAACTCAACTTGGGTTTTTGATAATGAACAAACATCATAATTAAGTAGGGTTAGATTACAAAAGACTTACATCACCTCACTgaagcagaggggaaaaaaacgtgGAGGATAGAGGATAATCCACAAACACTTGAAGAGTAAAAAAAGGTTGAGACTTCACCTTTACCTGATGAGTGGACTGGTCATCCTCAGGAGATTGGTCGGCTACTCTGAAGAGTGTGGCAGGTGTGGGCCTCCTGCGTCTGAtctgtaaacaaacagaaacaaaaagggcagccatgaataaatgaatagtCAAAGTGGCTGATGCTGTATTATTAATAACATTCAGCACACCTGCATATTAATCTAATGAGGAAAAATACATTGACAGCGTTGACACCTCATGCCGGCTGAGGACACACTGGGCCCTCTGTGACTTCATTAGCAGAGTTCACTGATGAATGATGAACCGGCAACTTTTAGCACCCGATAACACACTGCAGTCAACGGAGCAGAAAagtcatttaaatctttttggtCGAACAAACACACTTGGTAATGAGAATTAAACTCATGATTTACATTAGTAgtgtttatattaaatattttagcatttggTTCTCAAACTTAAAGCCAGAGGGGTTTTTATAATCTTACTCTAGACTTATGGTTCTTCTAGgaagctaaagtcaactatatTATTAATTGAAGAGCGATGTTAGGGCCTGATGAACTAGAGGTTTGCCTTAAACCACTGGGACAAGCCAACTTAAACATTAGCATTTGTACTGCAGCTGCATCTGTTGCTCTTTTTCTGACTTCTTTATACCAATATTTTTCATGGCTATAAGCCAATTTACCTTTTTACAAATGAGCATCCCTGTTTCATACACGTTCCCATTGTTAGTTCAGTATATCTGTTTAATCATTGAGATGAGTTAAATGGCTCCAAAATGTTGCCAATGTGGACATAAAACTATGTGGtatgaaatatgcaaatatgctgaaaaagtacaaaaataactaCAGTCTCAAACATAAGGAATAGTGGATGAGCGAGATGAGCTGCTCTTTGTCTGTGCCTGAGCTAAATGAAGGCGAAAATTGCAAACTGATTGTAtagcagtattttattttgatttccaGTCACCACATGTGTAGTATGAGACTGTGCTGACTTTTTAATGccaaacaacatgttttttctcAAGAAACTAACTGCGGATAGACACTTTTCTGACAAACTGTGTTATTGGAATATTtttgctgtcctgcagttttacTCTTAAGACTAAAACACAGATTGATGAAATATGTTGACACAGCTGTTTGGTGGACTAGCAATGCTATCACTTGTGCTATCAGTGTAACACTGCTGGtcaaaagcaaagcagaaattactacataatttaatttatggtAGAATTTTAGTGttataaattacagtttttgcCAGAAGAAGTTGCTCTTTACTGTGATGAACTACAGACAAACTGTGATCACCacagaaagctttaaaatacCTTGGAATGGTGCCAGCTACTTAAGTCTTGATTTCCATATTTACAAGTATCAGTCTTTGGCAATTTTCATTCATGCCTCAGCTTAGCAAAGTTTTTGGTTTCTACAAAgggtaaaatatttaacagaacTCTTTCAGCATGCAGGAAGCAGCTATTTTGTTTAACAAGATTAGGCCAGAGTGgtgttttaacatgttttgtgcttttgaaGAGGAAAGGCTGTTTACAGCGGGAATTACTTGACGTGATGTTGTTAAGACGTGCAGAATTAATAGCGTCTaacttcagaaaataaaagcagtcaaAGCGAGTGGAGCTGGCAAGTGAAACAAGAACGTTA
The DNA window shown above is from Xiphophorus couchianus chromosome 16, X_couchianus-1.0, whole genome shotgun sequence and carries:
- the ppp1r1b gene encoding protein phosphatase 1 regulatory subunit 1B isoform X3 gives rise to the protein MEPSMSTEVEGEHKERKKIQFAVPASAPTNLDPRQVEMIRRRRPTPATLFRVADQSPEDDQSTHQVKWVVGENGVLKPKRVNQNVYQPPSLKAVQKMAEAQMQKLGVYPLEDPCEGDEDEDHWEEEEGDEASPAKAAGEREAICQPPAERNHTVTMSTPEEENIP
- the ppp1r1b gene encoding protein phosphatase 1 regulatory subunit 1B isoform X1, which gives rise to MEPSMSTEVEGEHKERKKIQFAVPASAPTNLDPRQVEMIRRRRPTPATLFRVADQSPEDDQSTHQVKWVVGENGVLKPKRVNQNVYQPPSLKAVQKMAEAQMQKLGVYPLEDPCEGDEDEDHWEEEEGDEASPAKAADHQDTATTERFSSVKETTKEKETPQEEDEEEDVEKKDKIENSRGCN